One genomic window of Sphingobacterium oryzagri includes the following:
- a CDS encoding dipeptidase, whose protein sequence is MFIIDAHLDLSMNALEWNRDLTQTVQVINARESGLTDKPDRAKAVVSLPDLRRGKVGLVVATQIARYVAPGNTLPGWHSPEQAWAQTQGQLAWYKAMEKKGEMVQINNVDTLNKHIALWKDEEIVDSPKPIGYILSLEGADSLVTLDHLHEAYAAGLRAVGPAHYGPGRYAQGTDATGFMGEQGKALLREMEKLGVILDATHLCDDSFWEALDHFDGAIWASHNNCRSLVNHNRQYSDEQIRALIARGAVIGGALDAWMMVPNWKRGISTPQNMGCNLEVLVDHLDHICQLAGNAKHIGIGSDLDGAFGREQCPYDLETIADLQLLVDILARRGYSPADIEGIMHNNWLSFLQKTWKA, encoded by the coding sequence ATGTTTATTATTGATGCACATCTTGACCTCAGCATGAATGCTTTGGAATGGAATCGTGATTTAACACAAACTGTTCAAGTAATTAACGCACGTGAATCTGGTTTAACTGATAAGCCCGATCGTGCGAAAGCCGTTGTTTCGCTGCCTGATCTGCGACGCGGAAAGGTTGGGCTGGTCGTGGCCACGCAGATCGCGCGTTATGTTGCGCCCGGCAATACACTGCCCGGTTGGCACTCGCCCGAGCAGGCGTGGGCACAAACACAAGGACAATTGGCTTGGTATAAGGCGATGGAAAAGAAGGGTGAGATGGTGCAAATCAACAATGTGGACACACTCAATAAGCACATCGCGCTGTGGAAAGACGAGGAAATCGTCGATAGCCCAAAGCCTATTGGTTATATCTTGAGTTTAGAAGGAGCAGATTCTTTGGTGACGCTCGATCATCTGCACGAGGCTTATGCAGCTGGTTTACGCGCTGTGGGGCCGGCACATTATGGTCCGGGGCGTTATGCACAAGGCACCGATGCGACCGGTTTTATGGGTGAGCAAGGTAAAGCCTTGCTGCGCGAAATGGAAAAGCTTGGCGTTATCTTAGACGCTACGCATCTTTGTGACGATAGTTTCTGGGAAGCGCTAGATCATTTCGATGGCGCTATCTGGGCAAGCCACAACAATTGTCGGTCGCTGGTCAATCACAATCGGCAGTATAGCGACGAGCAGATTCGTGCTTTGATCGCGCGCGGAGCCGTTATTGGCGGCGCGTTGGACGCCTGGATGATGGTGCCCAATTGGAAGCGTGGTATTTCTACACCGCAAAATATGGGGTGCAATCTGGAAGTTTTAGTGGATCATTTGGATCATATTTGTCAGCTCGCTGGAAATGCCAAACACATTGGTATCGGTTCTGATCTTGATGGTGCTTTTGGTCGCGAACAATGTCCGTATGACCTGGAGACCATTGCCGATTTGCAGTTGCTTGTCGATATCTTGGCGCGCAGAGGCTACTCACCCGCCGATATCGAAGGAATAATGCATAACAACTGGCTTTCTTTCTTGCAGAAAACCTGGAAAGCATAG
- a CDS encoding GtrA family protein, producing the protein MGIKQTWVDSLLRKLYDISRKFVDLKFFDFQKFKYLLLGCSNVGLSWLLYFLCYNFVVQKQNVNIFLITISPHIFSFIASFIITFFTGFFLNYHFVFQKEQGDKRLKRKLLKYFLSTMGSFLINYLLLKLFVEQLGWYPTPSQMLATCIVTVYSYLAQQKFTFAVRTKKTNT; encoded by the coding sequence ATGGGCATCAAGCAAACATGGGTAGACAGCTTACTGCGTAAACTCTATGATATTTCTCGGAAATTCGTCGATTTGAAGTTTTTCGATTTTCAAAAATTTAAATACCTCCTGCTCGGTTGCAGCAATGTTGGTCTCAGCTGGTTACTGTATTTTTTATGCTATAACTTCGTCGTACAAAAGCAGAATGTAAACATATTCTTGATTACCATCAGTCCGCACATCTTCTCGTTTATCGCTTCGTTTATCATCACTTTTTTTACCGGATTTTTTCTCAACTACCATTTCGTTTTTCAAAAAGAGCAGGGAGACAAACGCTTAAAGCGAAAACTGTTAAAGTACTTTCTATCCACGATGGGCTCTTTTCTAATCAACTACTTACTACTAAAATTGTTTGTAGAGCAACTGGGTTGGTATCCTACGCCTTCACAAATGCTGGCAACTTGTATCGTAACAGTCTACAGCTACCTGGCACAACAAAAATTTACCTTTGCGGTGCGAACGAAAAAGACGAATACATAA
- a CDS encoding S-adenosylmethionine decarboxylase family protein, which translates to MNTQYNPGTHKLLTLQVEDDKLLTDIDAFLAMAYSAIEQYQLTVVGVSSHVFTGAGFTAAICLMESHICIHTWPEFNQLTLDIYLCNYLRDNTAKVRALSDQFKTYFQASVLKEITVNR; encoded by the coding sequence ATGAATACGCAGTACAACCCGGGCACACACAAGCTGCTCACTTTACAGGTTGAAGATGATAAACTTTTAACAGATATAGATGCTTTTTTGGCCATGGCCTATTCCGCGATTGAACAGTACCAATTGACCGTTGTTGGCGTATCCAGTCATGTGTTTACTGGTGCTGGTTTTACAGCGGCCATCTGCCTCATGGAATCGCATATTTGTATACACACCTGGCCAGAGTTTAATCAACTTACGCTGGATATTTACCTGTGCAATTATCTTCGGGATAATACAGCGAAAGTACGCGCGCTGAGTGATCAGTTTAAAACTTACTTTCAGGCCAGCGTCTTGAAGGAAATTACCGTTAATCGCTAA